One Streptomyces formicae genomic window, AGCACTGCCTGCCCGATCCCGACATCCACCAGGCGCTGGTCCGCTTCCTGACGCACGTGGGGGAGGTGCACGAACAGGGGCGGGGCCTGTCCGGAGTGATCGAGGCGACCTTCGGCTCCACCGCTCCCCGGGGCGAGGTCGGCGGCGCGCTGCTGGCCGTCGGTGAGACGCTGGTGCGCCGAGGCCGGGCGGACGGCGCGCTGCGCGACGACGTGACCGTCGCCGATCTCTACATGACCGTCGGCGCGGTGGCGATCCTCAGCCGCGATGCCATCGGTGACTGGCGCCGGTTCGTCGACATCACCCTGGACGGCCTGCGGCCCCGGTAGCCCCGGTCATTCATGATCAAGTCACCGTGAGGTAACTGGTCTCGCCTCGCTACCTCACCAACGCGCCCTAGCGTCACGCGGGTTCACGCCGGACCGCATGCTCCGAAGGCCCGGCCAGAGGCAAGGAACTCCCCCGTGCGACCTGCCCCGTTCGCCCTCGGCGCCGCATCCCTGGCGCTGCTCCTCCCGATCTCCGCCCACGCGGTGACCGTCCCCGCGGTCGCGCCCACCGCGTCGGCCGCCGCTTCGGATGCGGCCCACGCCACCCCCGCCGCCCCGACCTTCGCCAGACCCGGCGGCCGTTACGAGCGGCCCGTCTCGCTGGCGCTGCGTGCCGAGCGCGGCGCCACGGTCCGCTACACGCTGGACGGCACGACGCCCACCCGCGCGAGCCGCGCCTATGTGACCGGGCGGCCGCTGCGCATCACCGAGGACACCAACGTCACCGCGGTCGCCTTCCGCGGCCGCCGCGCGAGCCTGCCGGTGTCGGCCGGGTACCTGGTCAAGACGGCGGAGAAGCCGCTCGCGCGCCTGGTCGTCATGTCCGACGTGCACATCGGCGACCACAAGAACAACGACAAGAAGTACGAGAGCTTCTTCGACACCATCGGCTCGGTCTTCCCCGAGCCCGACGCGATCCTGTCGAACGGCGACATGATCAATGACAACGGCGACGGCCGT contains:
- a CDS encoding TetR/AcrR family transcriptional regulator, with product MSRPSRADAERNRLRVLEVAEELFAERGDAVQMAEVARAAGVGVGTVYRHFPNRQALVEAITEQRFVKILAFVEQHCLPDPDIHQALVRFLTHVGEVHEQGRGLSGVIEATFGSTAPRGEVGGALLAVGETLVRRGRADGALRDDVTVADLYMTVGAVAILSRDAIGDWRRFVDITLDGLRPR